From the genome of Bordetella sp. H567, one region includes:
- a CDS encoding phosphodiesterase — protein sequence MLFAQISDLHIKRPGRLAYRKVDTAAYLARCVDKLNRLHPRPDAVVLTGDLVDFGAREEYEHLRALLAPLRIPYYLVMGNHDGRDALRQAFPDHAYLRQHPDFVQYEVALGPLRLLALDTQDPPKGGGRLCGERLQWLADKLAADRTTPTVVALHHPPFHCGIRHMDIQSLDLGDAAALAGIIAQAPNVERLICGHVHRAVQARFAGTIASICPSPAHQVALDLDPQGPSAFVMEPPAFQLHRHTPETGLVTHLAYVDDFGGASPFYDANGNLID from the coding sequence ATGCTGTTCGCACAAATCAGCGATCTACACATCAAGCGGCCTGGACGGCTGGCCTACAGGAAAGTGGACACGGCGGCGTACCTCGCGCGCTGCGTGGACAAGCTCAATCGCCTGCATCCCCGGCCCGACGCCGTCGTGCTGACCGGTGACCTGGTCGACTTCGGCGCGCGCGAGGAATACGAACATTTGCGCGCGCTGCTGGCGCCGCTGCGGATTCCCTACTACCTGGTCATGGGCAACCATGATGGGCGCGACGCCTTGCGCCAGGCCTTCCCCGACCACGCGTACCTGCGGCAGCACCCGGATTTCGTCCAATACGAGGTGGCGCTGGGTCCGCTGCGCCTGCTGGCGCTGGACACGCAGGATCCGCCCAAGGGCGGGGGGCGCTTGTGCGGCGAGCGTCTGCAGTGGCTGGCGGACAAGCTCGCGGCGGATCGCACCACGCCCACCGTCGTGGCCCTGCATCATCCGCCATTCCATTGCGGCATACGCCATATGGATATCCAGTCGCTGGACCTGGGCGACGCGGCGGCGCTGGCCGGGATCATCGCCCAGGCGCCGAACGTCGAGCGGCTGATCTGCGGCCACGTGCATCGCGCGGTACAGGCGCGATTCGCGGGCACGATCGCCAGCATCTGCCCGTCGCCGGCCCACCAGGTCGCGCTGGACCTGGATCCCCAAGGCCCGTCGGCCTTCGTCATGGAGCCGCCGGCGTTCCAGCTGCACCGCCATACCCCCGAAACCGGTTTGGTGACCCACCTGGCCTACGTGGACGACTTCGGCGGCGCATCGCCGTTCTACGACGCGAACGGCAACTTGATCGATTGA
- a CDS encoding ABC transporter substrate-binding protein, with product MKTPPASIHSADQVTDPARRTVLKQAATLGALALGGSSMLPLASARAQQAADDLGPYKQAKINWRQAEGESITVAVIPASYFDNLVELIPQFEALTGVKVRVEKVPPGQIRQKAMLDLSSRTATYATHAADPMYYPLYVANKWVEPLDRYLNDPALTDKAWFDYEDIFQAWRDADSIDGKPYGIPYDGEVTVQVYRKDLYDAKGLKAAETYDQLLANAKALTDPSTRMYGLALRGFAGAGQNMYIYPSIFRGFGGSWFQGSTLKVDSPQAIEALQWYVDALAKYAPPAVRNWNWPDIADAFSQGTLGCYIDAHSSAAVITNPEKSRVVGKIAYARWPKGPDGKRVTSIWNWGFPINAALKPRARTATWLFITWAASAETQARTSWKFKGPAKRSGLNRLSSWKSQEFATAMAGAGDNFIPAALESLEHDTDVDWRPRVPQWPAIGETMATAIQSALVGQKTSKEALAEAQNRIAQIVKS from the coding sequence TTGAAGACACCTCCAGCTTCCATCCATTCCGCGGACCAGGTCACCGATCCCGCGCGGCGCACGGTCCTGAAACAAGCCGCCACGCTGGGGGCCCTCGCCCTGGGGGGCTCGTCCATGCTGCCCCTGGCCAGCGCGCGGGCCCAGCAGGCAGCCGACGACCTGGGGCCGTACAAGCAAGCCAAGATCAACTGGCGGCAGGCGGAGGGCGAATCCATTACCGTCGCCGTCATTCCGGCAAGCTACTTCGACAACCTTGTCGAGCTGATACCGCAGTTCGAGGCATTGACAGGGGTGAAGGTACGGGTCGAAAAAGTGCCGCCAGGACAGATCCGCCAGAAGGCCATGCTGGATCTTTCGTCGCGTACGGCAACCTATGCCACCCATGCCGCCGACCCGATGTACTACCCGCTCTACGTGGCGAACAAATGGGTCGAGCCCCTGGACCGCTACCTGAACGATCCCGCGCTGACCGACAAGGCCTGGTTCGACTACGAAGACATCTTCCAGGCCTGGCGGGACGCCGACTCGATCGACGGCAAGCCCTATGGCATCCCATACGACGGCGAAGTCACCGTACAGGTCTATCGCAAGGACTTGTACGACGCCAAGGGCCTGAAGGCCGCGGAAACCTACGATCAGCTGCTCGCTAACGCCAAGGCGCTGACCGACCCTTCCACGCGCATGTATGGGCTCGCGCTGCGGGGTTTCGCCGGGGCCGGGCAGAACATGTATATCTATCCGTCGATCTTCCGGGGCTTCGGCGGCAGTTGGTTCCAGGGCTCCACCCTGAAGGTGGACAGCCCGCAGGCGATCGAAGCGCTGCAATGGTATGTCGATGCCCTGGCCAAGTACGCGCCGCCGGCGGTGCGCAACTGGAACTGGCCCGATATCGCCGATGCGTTCTCGCAAGGCACGCTGGGCTGCTATATCGACGCGCATTCGTCCGCCGCGGTGATCACCAATCCGGAGAAATCGCGGGTGGTCGGCAAGATCGCCTATGCGCGCTGGCCCAAGGGGCCGGACGGCAAGCGCGTGACGTCGATCTGGAACTGGGGTTTTCCCATCAACGCGGCGCTCAAGCCGCGCGCCCGCACGGCGACCTGGCTCTTCATTACCTGGGCCGCCTCGGCGGAGACCCAGGCACGCACCTCCTGGAAGTTCAAGGGACCGGCCAAGCGTTCCGGGCTGAACAGGCTGTCCAGCTGGAAGTCGCAAGAGTTCGCCACGGCCATGGCCGGCGCGGGGGACAACTTCATTCCGGCCGCGCTGGAATCCCTGGAGCACGACACCGACGTCGACTGGCGTCCGCGCGTGCCGCAATGGCCGGCCATCGGTGAAACCATGGCCACCGCGATCCAATCGGCGCTGGTCGGCCAGAAAACGTCCAAGGAAGCCCTGGCCGAGGCGCAGAACCGCATCGCCCAAATCGTGAAGAGCTGA
- a CDS encoding LacI family DNA-binding transcriptional regulator — translation MRLPPPDPLREEPKGRSAARDVARLAGVSTATVSRALNNPEQVDPDTRRRVLEAAAKLRYVPHGAARSLRSHRSKMIGAVVPSFDYALYARTTSAIHQYLDERGYSLVLAEQHYDLSAEVRVASQLIQHGVDAFVFVGLDHDPALFALLEDYGRPYVLTWGVDPLRRHPSIGFDNQAATYAITRHLIGLGHRRFGLLSAPLPGNDRALTRGAGFQQALAENGLALDEACVQYAPISLKAAEDAMARLLALPDPPTAVVATNDVFAVGGMMACRHAGVRIPEDISITGVDNTDLGATQTPGLTSIRTPITEIGHAAAAQLVARLNGQPYEAFQSFPIEVVHRGSTAPPRR, via the coding sequence ATGCGCTTGCCACCCCCAGACCCCTTGCGCGAAGAACCCAAAGGCCGATCCGCGGCTCGGGATGTGGCGCGGCTGGCCGGCGTATCCACCGCAACGGTCTCGCGCGCGCTGAACAATCCGGAGCAGGTCGATCCCGACACGCGCCGGCGGGTCCTGGAAGCCGCCGCCAAGCTACGCTACGTGCCGCATGGCGCGGCGCGCTCGCTGCGCAGTCACCGCAGCAAGATGATCGGCGCCGTGGTCCCCTCCTTCGACTACGCGCTTTACGCGCGCACCACCAGCGCGATTCATCAATATCTGGACGAACGCGGGTATTCGCTGGTCCTGGCCGAACAGCACTACGATCTGTCCGCCGAAGTACGGGTCGCCAGCCAGCTGATCCAGCACGGCGTCGACGCCTTCGTCTTCGTCGGGCTGGATCACGATCCCGCGCTCTTCGCGCTGCTGGAGGACTATGGGCGCCCCTATGTGCTGACCTGGGGCGTGGACCCGCTGCGGCGCCATCCGAGCATAGGCTTCGATAACCAGGCCGCGACCTATGCCATCACCCGCCATCTGATCGGCCTGGGCCATCGCCGATTCGGACTGCTCAGTGCACCGCTGCCCGGCAACGATCGCGCCTTGACGCGCGGCGCCGGCTTCCAGCAGGCACTGGCCGAAAATGGACTGGCGCTGGACGAAGCCTGCGTGCAGTACGCGCCGATTTCCTTGAAGGCCGCGGAAGACGCGATGGCGCGCCTGCTGGCCCTGCCCGATCCACCGACCGCGGTGGTCGCGACCAACGACGTGTTCGCCGTCGGCGGCATGATGGCCTGCCGCCATGCCGGCGTACGCATACCGGAAGATATCTCGATTACCGGCGTGGACAACACGGACCTGGGTGCCACGCAGACGCCGGGACTGACCAGCATCCGTACGCCCATCACCGAAATCGGCCATGCGGCCGCCGCGCAGCTCGTGGCCCGCCTGAACGGCCAGCCCTACGAAGCCTTCCAGTCCTTCCCCATCGAGGTCGTGCACCGCGGCAGCACCGCGCCGCCGCGCCGATGA
- a CDS encoding helix-turn-helix domain-containing protein, whose amino-acid sequence MNSAPTSHTQSYADYYRSIYPFTQEHRSAGGLKLFRAPCHVAGDYVESAHGISLQISCAPRAGGWSRIDLGAGRFNADLSAANYLVAPPDHACTYELGADIDLLVVEFSSKAFWGHPWRLQDQASLHHGARYDPLPIKLAEKIWELSAHGLTQLEADSLAMALATLLARAAQPAPGIKPLKGGLAPKELKRLTDYMKAHLATDLSLADLAGLVSRSPYHFARAFKTSMGLPPHRYVMLLRVQQAQSLLVAGPLSVAHVAHACGFASSQHMATAFRRMIGTTPTEYRRQHAS is encoded by the coding sequence GTGAATAGTGCGCCAACGAGTCACACGCAGAGCTACGCCGACTATTACCGCTCGATATATCCGTTCACGCAGGAGCACAGGTCCGCCGGCGGGCTGAAGCTGTTTCGCGCGCCGTGTCATGTCGCCGGCGACTACGTGGAATCCGCGCACGGCATATCGCTTCAGATCAGCTGCGCGCCGCGGGCGGGCGGATGGTCCCGCATCGATCTGGGGGCGGGCCGCTTCAACGCCGACCTGTCCGCCGCGAATTACCTGGTCGCGCCTCCCGACCATGCCTGCACGTACGAGCTTGGGGCCGACATCGACCTCCTTGTCGTTGAGTTTTCTTCCAAGGCCTTCTGGGGACATCCCTGGCGCCTGCAGGACCAGGCATCGCTTCATCACGGCGCGCGCTATGACCCCTTGCCAATCAAGCTGGCCGAGAAAATCTGGGAGCTGAGCGCGCATGGCCTGACCCAGCTGGAAGCCGATAGCCTGGCCATGGCGCTGGCCACCCTGCTCGCCCGCGCCGCGCAGCCCGCGCCTGGCATCAAGCCGCTGAAGGGCGGCCTGGCGCCCAAGGAGCTGAAGCGCCTTACGGACTACATGAAGGCCCACCTTGCGACGGACTTGTCGCTGGCCGATCTTGCGGGGCTCGTCTCCCGGTCGCCCTATCATTTCGCGCGGGCATTCAAGACCAGCATGGGGCTTCCACCGCATCGGTATGTGATGCTGCTGCGGGTGCAGCAGGCCCAGTCGCTGCTGGTGGCGGGGCCCTTGAGCGTCGCGCATGTGGCGCACGCCTGCGGGTTCGCCTCGTCGCAGCATATGGCGACGGCGTTTCGCCGGATGATCGGGACGACACCGACGGAGTACCGGCGGCAGCACGCCAGCTGA
- a CDS encoding isochorismatase family protein, whose amino-acid sequence MANTAKSKSSVLPSGGGQALLDPSDTLILLLDHQAGLFQTVKDIPVADLRRNVEMIAKLATLLKIPVLTTASEPNGPNGPLMPEIHQYAPHAVYVPRKGEVNAWDNEAFVEHVRASGRKTLVMAGVWTSVCVMFPALDARAAGFDVYAVIDASGDPSDLASRTTLVRLVQGGVIPTSTNALLSELHRTWARPEAAELAKLYGLAAPNYAAVAESYQKAQEAAKLAK is encoded by the coding sequence ATGGCAAATACAGCGAAATCCAAGTCGAGTGTCCTGCCCTCGGGCGGCGGGCAGGCCCTGCTCGATCCGAGCGATACGCTCATTCTTTTGCTCGATCACCAGGCGGGTCTGTTCCAGACCGTGAAAGACATTCCCGTCGCCGATCTGCGGCGCAATGTCGAAATGATCGCGAAGCTGGCCACGCTGCTGAAGATCCCGGTCCTGACCACCGCTTCGGAGCCCAACGGACCGAACGGTCCGCTGATGCCGGAAATCCACCAGTATGCGCCGCATGCGGTCTACGTCCCGCGCAAGGGCGAAGTGAATGCGTGGGACAACGAGGCCTTCGTCGAACATGTGCGCGCCAGCGGACGCAAGACGCTGGTCATGGCCGGCGTCTGGACCAGTGTCTGTGTCATGTTTCCGGCCCTGGACGCGCGGGCGGCGGGCTTCGATGTGTATGCCGTGATCGACGCTTCCGGCGACCCCAGCGACCTGGCCTCGCGCACGACGCTGGTTCGATTGGTGCAGGGCGGCGTTATCCCGACGTCCACCAATGCGCTGCTGTCCGAGCTTCATCGCACATGGGCCCGTCCGGAGGCGGCTGAACTGGCGAAGCTGTACGGGCTGGCCGCGCCGAACTACGCCGCTGTGGCGGAAAGCTACCAGAAGGCCCAGGAAGCCGCCAAGCTGGCGAAATAA